A single genomic interval of Lacrimispora sphenoides JCM 1415 harbors:
- a CDS encoding peptide ABC transporter substrate-binding protein, producing the protein MKKRVLALGTVACLAIGTLTGCGFTGSTSSPTTGGSTQSVESSEAASDKKEAPAAGDQVLSVYANAEIKTLVQWAASDNQSSKVNNNAFEGLLRLDENHDAQPALAESYDVSDDKLTYTFHLRDGLQWSDGTPLTANDFVFAWLKQMSAEATNGYSFIMTDYIVNGAEYNEGKASAEDVGVKALDDKTFQVILKAPTPYFSRLTVLCQFFPLNEAYVTSKGDQYGLSAENMIYCGPYVITSYDPAVGATLKKNDKYWDAANVKVENAQVRVMKDASAALNAYLADELSQVALDSANVAAYQNNPEFSSKSEFRTEYLQFSLSNPVMANKNIRRAVSMAIDRETLVKAILADGSAPSAGLIAEGMYGNESKSFRDLNGNICQFDADQAKKYWEEGCKELGQTPTLTLLVRDDSVTKAVATYIQSELNKNLGIDIVIDTKTVQARNELMDNDNYMFASTAWGADYDDAMTYLDLWTNGTPYRGSYQNEQYNKLISDARVETDDAKRLDMLLQAENLLIDEDVIVAPLYHRGSATLTKSNVKGLINHPFGPDVEFKYAYFE; encoded by the coding sequence ATGAAAAAAAGAGTATTAGCTTTAGGCACTGTAGCCTGTCTTGCTATAGGAACCCTGACAGGTTGTGGCTTTACCGGGTCAACCAGCAGCCCCACCACCGGAGGATCTACCCAAAGTGTGGAATCAAGTGAAGCCGCTTCTGACAAAAAGGAGGCTCCGGCAGCCGGTGATCAGGTGCTTAGTGTATATGCAAATGCTGAGATCAAAACTCTGGTACAATGGGCGGCTTCTGACAATCAGTCATCAAAGGTGAACAATAACGCATTTGAAGGACTGCTTCGCCTGGATGAAAATCATGATGCGCAGCCTGCACTCGCGGAAAGCTATGATGTTTCCGATGATAAACTTACATACACCTTTCATTTGAGAGACGGTCTGCAATGGAGTGACGGAACTCCTTTGACAGCAAATGATTTTGTATTTGCCTGGTTAAAGCAGATGAGTGCGGAGGCCACCAATGGCTACAGCTTCATTATGACAGACTACATTGTAAACGGCGCTGAGTATAACGAAGGCAAAGCCAGTGCAGAAGATGTGGGAGTAAAGGCCCTTGATGACAAGACCTTCCAGGTGATTTTAAAAGCACCTACCCCTTATTTCTCCCGGTTAACTGTTCTTTGCCAGTTCTTCCCGTTAAATGAAGCATACGTCACCTCAAAAGGCGACCAGTATGGTTTAAGCGCAGAGAATATGATTTACTGCGGCCCATATGTTATTACCAGCTATGATCCGGCGGTAGGGGCTACCTTGAAAAAGAATGATAAATACTGGGATGCTGCAAATGTGAAGGTTGAAAATGCTCAGGTAAGAGTAATGAAGGATGCTTCTGCAGCCCTTAATGCTTATCTGGCCGATGAACTGAGCCAGGTGGCTCTTGATTCTGCCAACGTAGCTGCTTATCAGAATAATCCGGAATTCAGTTCTAAGAGTGAGTTCAGAACCGAGTATCTGCAGTTCTCCTTGAGCAATCCGGTTATGGCAAACAAAAATATCCGCAGAGCTGTTTCTATGGCCATTGACCGTGAGACCTTAGTTAAGGCAATTCTTGCCGATGGCTCTGCTCCAAGTGCCGGTCTGATTGCGGAAGGCATGTATGGAAACGAAAGCAAAAGCTTCCGTGATTTAAACGGAAACATCTGTCAATTTGATGCAGATCAGGCTAAGAAATACTGGGAAGAGGGCTGTAAGGAATTGGGACAGACACCAACCCTTACTTTGCTGGTAAGAGATGATTCTGTGACAAAAGCGGTTGCAACCTACATACAGAGCGAATTAAATAAGAATTTAGGCATTGATATCGTAATCGATACCAAGACGGTACAGGCAAGAAATGAGTTAATGGATAACGATAATTACATGTTTGCATCTACCGCATGGGGCGCCGATTATGATGATGCCATGACATACCTTGATTTATGGACCAACGGCACTCCATACCGCGGCTCCTATCAAAATGAACAATATAATAAGCTGATTAGCGACGCAAGAGTTGAAACCGATGACGCCAAGCGTCTGGATATGTTGCTGCAGGCGGAGAATCTTCTAATTGATGAGGATGTGATCGTTGCACCTTTGTACCATAGAGGTTCTGCAACCCTTACAAAATCCAATGTGAAAGGATTGATCAATCATCCGTTCGGGCCGGATGTGGAATTTAAATACGCTTATTTTGAGTAA
- a CDS encoding GNAT family N-acetyltransferase → MKTEITVAYDNISEIKELFLEYTHMLVENDPDFAEYLKIQNYDSELDHLADKYAHPNGRLYLAKVEDEAVGCIGLRKIDDDNCEMKRLYVKPAFRGHKIANKLVELIINDAKEIGYKSILLDTLPFLEGAIRLYKKLGFYEIESYNNSPMDNLVYLKLDLN, encoded by the coding sequence ATGAAAACAGAAATAACAGTCGCTTATGATAATATTAGTGAAATTAAAGAATTGTTTTTAGAGTATACTCATATGTTGGTTGAAAATGATCCTGATTTTGCTGAATATTTAAAAATCCAAAATTACGATTCAGAACTTGATCATTTGGCGGATAAATACGCACATCCAAATGGTAGATTATATTTAGCAAAAGTAGAAGATGAAGCAGTCGGCTGCATTGGTTTAAGAAAAATTGATGATGATAATTGTGAAATGAAAAGATTGTATGTTAAACCTGCATTCCGAGGACATAAAATTGCAAATAAGCTGGTGGAACTAATTATTAATGATGCGAAAGAAATCGGTTATAAAAGCATTCTGCTGGACACACTTCCCTTTTTGGAGGGAGCGATACGTTTGTATAAAAAACTTGGATTTTATGAAATCGAATCGTATAATAACAGTCCGATGGATAATTTAGTATATCTGAAGTTAGATTTGAATTAA
- a CDS encoding acyl-CoA thioesterase, with the protein MKELKTVEESMVEQVHLLMPAHINGSGRLFGGQLLEWIDVVGAITAKRHAECNTTTAAIDNLQFKAGAFINDTIVLIGRLTYVGNTSMEVRVDTYSEDLSGIRKPINRAYLVYVAIDKEGTPVKVPGLKLTTEGQKAEWDSAVKRNDLRKLRRKEGF; encoded by the coding sequence ATGAAAGAATTAAAAACAGTAGAGGAATCCATGGTAGAACAGGTTCACCTTTTGATGCCTGCCCACATCAATGGAAGTGGTAGACTTTTTGGCGGGCAGCTTCTGGAGTGGATTGACGTCGTAGGCGCGATAACTGCCAAACGCCATGCTGAATGTAACACTACGACAGCTGCAATAGATAATCTTCAATTCAAGGCTGGGGCCTTTATTAATGACACCATTGTGCTGATAGGAAGATTAACCTATGTGGGTAATACTTCAATGGAAGTAAGAGTGGATACCTACTCCGAGGATCTTTCGGGAATACGAAAACCGATTAACCGTGCCTATCTGGTATATGTAGCAATTGATAAAGAGGGAACTCCTGTTAAAGTGCCGGGACTTAAGCTTACGACAGAAGGACAAAAGGCTGAATGGGACAGTGCGGTAAAGCGGAATGATTTACGTAAGTTAAGACGTAAGGAAGGCTTCTAA
- a CDS encoding S8 family peptidase produces the protein MQKILDDNYYDLIISNIMIPTYDTGDNITPMDLRHSLAHIPVDSANPCDLGVFPYNAFPSLLTLSSTVSLEKSGIGTVQRNPYLALFGRGVIVAVIDTGIDYRHQAFLYNDGTTRILSIWDQTIQEGAPPEGFTYGTEYTREYINVALKSENPLSIVPSVDTNGHGTAIASVIAGKPSLEQAFSGVVPESDILVVKLKQAKSNLKKIFFAPPDAECYQESDLIIGISYVTTVAQRLNRPITICIAMGTNQSSHDGRGATSFITNYLAQQPHIGITISTGNEANKRRHYFNSTTAEPYQNSFELRVGENDKLFAIELWPFAPARLSIEITAPNRETTGQVFPALGECRRFAFVFNPSVIWVNNYIFEEETGDQLILMRFQDPLPGIWNIRVVNLDNGPFSFHAWLPSGQLISEDTFFVNSNPDTTITSPANATNPLTVTAYNQFNDTVLPESGRGYTRTGFVKPDIAAPGFELTCAVPGNQYGSITGSGSAAAQAAGIVAMVFEWAVPRGNYTNITGNDVNRLLIRGAQRTTGTTYPNNIWGYGQIEVNTLFERLTNI, from the coding sequence ATGCAAAAAATATTGGATGATAATTATTATGACTTGATCATCAGTAATATAATGATTCCCACATATGATACCGGAGATAATATAACACCTATGGATTTAAGGCATTCTTTGGCTCATATCCCTGTTGATTCAGCGAATCCCTGCGACTTGGGAGTTTTTCCTTATAATGCATTTCCTTCTCTGTTGACCTTGAGCTCCACCGTCAGCCTTGAAAAATCCGGTATCGGAACGGTTCAGAGAAATCCTTATCTGGCTTTATTTGGCCGGGGAGTGATTGTTGCGGTTATAGATACCGGAATTGATTACCGGCATCAGGCGTTTTTATATAATGACGGAACGACCCGCATTCTTTCCATATGGGACCAGACCATTCAGGAGGGCGCACCGCCGGAGGGATTTACATACGGCACCGAATACACCAGGGAGTATATCAATGTTGCACTTAAGTCGGAAAATCCCTTATCCATAGTTCCTTCTGTGGATACCAATGGTCATGGTACGGCTATTGCAAGTGTAATTGCAGGAAAACCGAGCCTGGAGCAGGCGTTCAGCGGTGTTGTACCGGAATCCGACATTCTGGTTGTAAAATTGAAGCAGGCAAAGAGCAATTTGAAAAAAATATTTTTTGCACCTCCAGATGCTGAGTGCTATCAGGAGTCAGATTTAATCATTGGGATCAGTTATGTGACTACCGTTGCTCAAAGACTGAACCGTCCAATTACCATATGCATTGCAATGGGAACAAACCAGTCAAGCCATGACGGACGGGGTGCGACCAGCTTCATTACCAATTATTTGGCGCAGCAGCCGCATATAGGGATAACCATAAGCACCGGTAATGAAGCAAACAAACGCAGACATTACTTTAACAGCACCACAGCAGAACCTTACCAGAATAGTTTTGAATTAAGAGTCGGGGAAAATGACAAATTGTTTGCTATTGAGTTATGGCCGTTTGCTCCGGCCAGGCTGTCAATTGAAATAACCGCTCCAAACAGAGAGACAACGGGGCAGGTTTTTCCGGCCCTGGGAGAATGCAGAAGATTTGCCTTCGTATTTAACCCAAGCGTCATATGGGTGAATAATTATATTTTTGAAGAAGAGACCGGGGACCAGCTCATATTGATGCGTTTTCAGGATCCCCTGCCAGGAATTTGGAACATTCGGGTGGTGAACCTTGATAACGGACCATTTTCTTTTCATGCATGGCTGCCGTCAGGACAATTGATTTCAGAAGACACCTTTTTTGTTAATTCCAATCCGGATACTACCATAACTTCACCGGCAAATGCAACCAACCCCCTGACAGTTACCGCTTATAATCAGTTTAATGATACCGTACTGCCTGAATCCGGAAGAGGCTATACAAGAACAGGATTTGTTAAACCAGATATTGCAGCACCGGGATTTGAGCTTACCTGTGCAGTTCCGGGAAACCAATATGGCAGCATAACAGGAAGCGGGTCTGCGGCAGCTCAGGCAGCAGGAATTGTCGCCATGGTTTTTGAATGGGCGGTTCCAAGGGGAAATTATACCAATATTACCGGAAACGACGTAAACCGCCTGCTTATACGCGGAGCACAGCGAACCACCGGGACCACTTATCCCAACAATATCTGGGGATATGGTCAGATCGAGGTCAACACGCTGTTTGAAAGGCTTACAAATATTTAA